One window of the Mixophyes fleayi isolate aMixFle1 chromosome 6, aMixFle1.hap1, whole genome shotgun sequence genome contains the following:
- the LOC142160540 gene encoding proton channel OTOP2-like, whose protein sequence is MSDIANNSPVVALSLEPDTKFEKISLGQHSLGTFEPPVLWKKGGRLISGLLGLNVLLLASVIVSCGAFSEVAVVEREVLSFLCVLMGLTGCWMAVYLFWTSKKDHDMRLKDSHAGPIWLRVGLAVFGVCTLILDVLKIGRSVSLLHCQSPLNIIHPVFQIVFVGIQTYFLWISCKDCVQSHMNVTRCGLMLTLSTNLVIWMAAVTDESLHQTPSSGNSSGGHRMVKAGGGSDSCACTTHVCETFQTGYFYLYPFNIEYSLFASAMSYVMWKNVGRVMSQDSHHGQHSFDTQRRFVGLVCGLAILVAGLGVFIAYEINVTSEKSKTQALEMFYIFNIVALSLMSISSLAGFIIFRFDQRNPDSHKNPTRSLDVGLLIIAALGKYSISYFSVIAVIAISPGHLLDNLNLVYSLLMIVQHTLQNTFIIEGLHREPFHSGHSEDHNAAPSTEKNEVYINAAVANSHDNHSGADHGHELESNHHGSLPHATVRNTWADWRRKTLKDISMFLLVSNIIFWIMPAFGARPQFDNDLELNFYGQTMWVAIVNIGLPFGIFYRMHAVASLMEVYVIS, encoded by the exons ATGTCTGACATTGCTAACAATTCTCCAGTGGTTGCCCTGTCCTTGGAGCCAGACACCAAGTTTGAGAAGATAAGCCTTGGCCAGCACTCCTTGGGTACATTTGAACCTCCTGTTTTGTGGAAGAAAGGGGGCCGACTGATCTCTGGGCTGCTGGGGTTGAATGTCTTGCTGTTGGCTTCTGTGATCGTTAGCTGCGGAGCCTTTAGTGAAGTTGCGGTGGTTGAGCGGGAGGTGCTGTCATTCCTATGTGTCCTTATGGGTCTCACTGGCTGCTGGATGGCTGTCTACCTCTTTTGGACATCAAAAAAGGACCATGATATGCGCCTGAAGGACTCCCATGCTGGTCCCATCTGGCTGAGAG TGGGCCTGGCAGTGTTCGGAGTTTGCACGTTGATTCTTGATGTATTGAAGATTGGGAGATCAGTCAGTCTGCTGCATTGTCAATCTCCTCTCAACATTATCCATCCAGTCTTTCAGATTGTGTTCGTGGGGATACAG ACGTACTTCCTCTGGATATCCTGTAAGGATTGCGTCCAGAGTCACATGAATGTTACCAG ATGCGGCCTCATGTTAACTCTCAGCACTAACTTAGTTATTTGGATGGCTGCTGTTACAGATGAATCTTTACATCAGACCCCAAGTAGTGGCAATTCATCCGGTGGTCATAGAATGGTGAAAG CTGGTGGAGGATCCGATTCCTGTGCCTGTACCACCCATGTATGTGAAACCTTCCAGACGGGATATTTTTACTTGTACCCCTTCAATATTGAATACAGCCTTTTTGCCTCAGCCATGTCTTACGTGATGTGGAAGAACGTGGGTCGTGTAATGAGCCAGGACTCTCACCACGGCCAGCACTCCTTTGATACGCAAAGACGGTTTGTGGGATTAGTCTGTGGGTTAGCCATCCTTGTGGCTGGTCTTGGGGTCTTCATTGCCTATGAAATCAATGTCACTTCAGAGAAGTCCAAAACACAAGCACTTGAAATGTTCTACATCTTTAACATCGTAGCTCTCAGCCTAATGTCTATTAGCTCTCTTGCTGGCTTTATAATCTTCAGGTTTGACCAGAGGAACCCAGACAGCCACAAGAACCCTACAAGGAGTCTAGATGTTGGATTGCTGATAATAGCTGCACTGGGGAAATACTCTATCTCATATTTCTCCGTAATAGCCGTAATAGCCATCTCTCCTGGGCACCTCCTTGATAACCTAAATTTGGTGTACTCGCTACTCATGATTGTGCAGCACACTCTGCAGAACACTTTTATTATTGAAGGACTGCACAGAGAGCCTTTTCACAGCGGGCACTCAGAAGATCACAACGCCGCACCCTCTACTGAAAAGAATGAAGTTTACATCAATGCAGCTGTTGCAAACTCTCACGACAATCACTCAGGAGCTGACCACGGCCATGAATTGGAATCAAACCATCACGGAAGTCTGCCACACGCCACTGTAAGGAACACTTGGGCCGACTGGAGGAGAAAGACCCTAAAGGACATCTCCATGTTCCTGCTTGTCTCTAACATCATT TTCTGGATCATGCCGGCCTTTGGTGCTCGTCCACAGTTTGATAATGATCTAGAGTTGAACTTCTACGGGCAGACAATGTGGGTGGCTATAGTAAACATTGGCCTACCCTTCGGAATCTTCTACAGGATGCACGCTGTCGCCAGCCTCATGGAGGTCTACGTCATATCTTAA